A region from the Tsuneonella mangrovi genome encodes:
- a CDS encoding DUF2975 domain-containing protein: MSTITSDPLLAVAKGILYFILGAIGIAGAGVAIAIPALAIFNGKAIAQLTQAGAPGYTVWLIMALLAIVVGVLYLAWRFFVHMLRIVRSVEEGDPFVPANADRLTSMAWIMLAINVVSIPVAALGAYIAKLAHDASVNIDVGVGGGGIVLILTLFVLARVFRKGTEMRADLEGTV; encoded by the coding sequence ATGAGCACCATTACCTCCGACCCGCTGCTCGCCGTGGCCAAGGGAATCCTCTATTTCATCCTTGGCGCGATCGGCATTGCCGGCGCCGGGGTCGCGATAGCCATCCCCGCCCTCGCGATCTTCAACGGCAAGGCTATTGCCCAGCTGACGCAGGCAGGCGCCCCCGGCTACACCGTCTGGCTTATCATGGCGCTACTCGCGATCGTCGTCGGCGTGCTCTATCTCGCATGGCGGTTCTTCGTGCACATGCTTCGCATCGTAAGGAGCGTCGAGGAAGGCGATCCGTTCGTCCCCGCCAATGCGGACCGGCTGACGTCGATGGCGTGGATCATGCTCGCCATCAATGTGGTCTCGATCCCGGTGGCGGCGCTCGGAGCCTATATCGCCAAGCTGGCCCATGACGCGTCGGTCAACATCGACGTCGGTGTCGGCGGCGGAGGTATCGTGCTGATCCTGACCCTGTTCGTGCTCGCCCGGGTGTTCCGCAAGGGCACCGAAATGCGCGCCGACCTGGAAGGAACGGTGTGA
- a CDS encoding helix-turn-helix domain-containing protein: MGNETEGNRIMVKLDDLLHERRMTLTELAERVGLTLANLSILKTGKAKAIRFSTLEAICRELECQPGDLLGYNPD; encoded by the coding sequence ATGGGCAACGAAACCGAAGGAAACAGGATCATGGTCAAACTCGACGACCTGCTGCACGAACGCCGCATGACCCTCACCGAACTGGCCGAGCGGGTGGGCCTCACCCTAGCCAACCTCTCGATCCTCAAGACCGGCAAGGCCAAGGCGATCCGCTTCTCTACCCTCGAGGCGATCTGCCGCGAACTGGAGTGCCAGCCGGGCGACCTGCTGGGGTACAACCCCGACTGA
- the rplJ gene encoding 50S ribosomal protein L10: protein MDRSQKADAVASLNEVFNEVGVVVVTRNLGMTVGQSTDLREKIRDAGASYKVAKNRLAKLALKGTPYEGLEEYLSGPTALAWSTDPVAAAKAAVEYAKTNDKLEIVGGSMGGQLLDEAGVKALASMPSLDELRGKLVGLINAPATKIAQVVNAPAAKLARVFGAYGAKEAA from the coding sequence ATGGATCGTTCGCAAAAAGCCGACGCGGTCGCATCGCTGAACGAAGTCTTCAACGAGGTCGGCGTGGTGGTTGTCACCCGCAACCTCGGCATGACGGTGGGCCAGTCCACCGACCTGCGTGAGAAGATTCGTGACGCCGGTGCGTCGTACAAGGTCGCGAAGAACCGTCTCGCCAAGCTCGCCCTCAAGGGCACTCCCTACGAAGGGCTGGAAGAGTACCTCTCCGGCCCGACGGCGCTCGCCTGGTCGACCGACCCGGTGGCGGCAGCCAAGGCTGCGGTGGAGTACGCCAAGACCAACGACAAGCTTGAAATCGTCGGTGGTTCCATGGGTGGGCAGTTGCTCGACGAAGCCGGGGTCAAGGCGCTCGCCTCGATGCCCTCGCTCGACGAGCTGCGCGGCAAGCTGGTCGGTCTCATCAACGCCCCGGCGACCAAGATCGCCCAGGTCGTCAATGCACCGGCCGCCAAGCTCGCCCGCGTCTTCGGTGCCTATGGCGCCAAGGAAGCGGCGTAA
- the rplL gene encoding 50S ribosomal protein L7/L12 — translation MADIAKLVEELSKLTVLEAAELAKALEEEWGVSAAAAVAVAGPAGGGDAAAPVEEKDEFDVILTGDGGKKIQVIKEVRAITGLGLTEAKGLVEGAPKPIKEGVNKAEAEEIKGKIEAAGGTVELK, via the coding sequence ATGGCCGATATCGCCAAGCTTGTTGAAGAACTGTCGAAGCTGACCGTCCTGGAAGCCGCTGAGCTTGCCAAGGCGCTCGAAGAAGAGTGGGGCGTTTCCGCTGCCGCTGCTGTTGCCGTTGCCGGCCCTGCCGGTGGTGGCGATGCTGCTGCCCCGGTCGAAGAGAAGGACGAATTCGACGTCATTCTCACCGGCGACGGTGGCAAGAAGATCCAGGTGATCAAGGAAGTCCGCGCCATCACCGGCCTGGGCCTGACCGAAGCCAAGGGTCTCGTCGAAGGCGCGCCGAAGCCGATCAAGGAAGGCGTGAACAAGGCGGAAGCCGAAGAGATCAAGGGCAAGATCGAAGCTGCCGGCGGTACCGTCGAGCTGAAGTAA
- a CDS encoding cation:proton antiporter, translating to MHEGGGAGYLYEGLVLLGFALGFVLLFRRLGLGATLGYLVAGAVVGPQVLALAGGAETKIQFADFGITLLLFVVGLELAPARLMRLRREIFGLGLAQVVLCGLALTVVIGLATPFTWAAALALGLPLALSSTAQVLPMLQSAGRLRTPFGERAFSVLLFQDLSIIPLITVIAALSRNPASQEGPPGWQLALMTIAAIAGLIAAGRFLIRPLFRLIGSIGEREMFIVAALFTVIASAALMEVLGLSTALGAFIAGVMLADTPYRHELESDIEPFRSILLGLFFLSVGMMLDLSAIAERPLFVIGMALALIATKAIVIGGLGLAMKMPWRSALALGLLLSQGGEFGFVLFAQAQNGLLIEPQAASLFGAVVTLSMATTPFLMMITAPLRRTSASTEEREGPRADGATALVIGYGRFGQTVAQMLIASDIPVTLIDTDTEMIDVAGEFGSKVYFGDGTRIDLLRQAGAGEATIICFCLDGKQLDAGVLEAVHEAFPQARVFVRAYDRRTLIDLRDAPHDYAVRELMESAVAMARAALDALGDSQQNIDEAEHQYRQTDAERLDAQLEAGDYRAAREMVIRQQQRLANRDS from the coding sequence ATGCACGAGGGGGGAGGGGCAGGCTACCTGTACGAGGGCTTAGTCCTGCTGGGCTTTGCGCTCGGCTTCGTGCTGCTGTTCCGCCGCCTCGGGCTTGGCGCGACACTGGGATACCTCGTGGCCGGGGCGGTCGTCGGCCCGCAAGTGCTGGCGCTCGCCGGTGGGGCCGAGACCAAGATCCAGTTTGCCGATTTCGGCATCACGCTGCTGCTGTTCGTCGTCGGGCTCGAGTTGGCACCTGCGCGGCTTATGCGGCTGAGGCGGGAAATTTTCGGACTGGGCTTGGCGCAAGTTGTCCTGTGCGGTTTGGCACTGACCGTTGTCATCGGGCTGGCGACTCCGTTTACATGGGCTGCAGCGCTGGCGCTGGGCCTGCCGCTGGCGCTCAGTTCGACCGCGCAGGTCCTGCCGATGCTGCAATCGGCGGGGCGTCTTAGGACCCCCTTCGGCGAGCGCGCGTTTTCGGTCCTCCTGTTCCAGGACCTGTCGATCATCCCGCTGATCACGGTGATCGCAGCGCTAAGCCGCAATCCGGCTTCGCAAGAAGGACCTCCCGGCTGGCAGCTGGCGCTGATGACGATCGCGGCGATTGCCGGACTGATCGCAGCGGGCCGCTTTCTGATCCGTCCGCTGTTCCGCCTGATCGGTTCGATCGGCGAACGCGAGATGTTCATAGTCGCGGCGTTGTTCACGGTGATTGCATCCGCTGCGCTGATGGAAGTACTCGGTCTGTCGACCGCGCTCGGGGCGTTCATCGCCGGGGTGATGCTGGCCGATACGCCCTATCGCCACGAGTTGGAGAGCGACATCGAGCCGTTCCGCTCGATCCTGCTGGGGCTGTTTTTCCTCTCGGTCGGGATGATGCTCGATCTTTCGGCGATTGCAGAGCGGCCGCTGTTCGTGATCGGCATGGCGCTGGCGCTGATCGCGACCAAGGCAATCGTGATCGGCGGGCTCGGTCTCGCCATGAAGATGCCGTGGCGAAGCGCGCTCGCACTTGGCCTGCTGCTGAGCCAGGGGGGTGAATTCGGGTTCGTGCTGTTCGCGCAGGCGCAAAACGGCTTGCTGATCGAGCCGCAGGCGGCCAGCCTGTTCGGCGCAGTCGTCACCTTGTCGATGGCGACCACGCCGTTCCTCATGATGATCACTGCGCCGCTGCGTCGTACGTCCGCCAGCACGGAAGAGCGTGAAGGGCCACGCGCCGATGGCGCGACCGCACTGGTGATCGGCTATGGCCGGTTCGGACAGACCGTGGCGCAGATGCTGATCGCCAGCGACATCCCGGTCACGCTGATCGACACCGATACCGAGATGATCGACGTTGCGGGCGAGTTCGGTTCAAAGGTCTATTTCGGCGACGGAACACGGATCGACCTGTTGCGACAGGCCGGGGCCGGCGAAGCGACGATCATCTGCTTCTGCCTCGACGGAAAGCAACTCGATGCGGGTGTGCTCGAAGCGGTGCACGAGGCGTTCCCGCAAGCACGGGTGTTCGTGCGCGCGTACGACCGGCGCACGTTGATCGACTTGCGCGATGCGCCACACGACTATGCCGTGCGCGAATTGATGGAATCGGCAGTCGCAATGGCCCGCGCCGCGCTCGATGCGCTCGGCGACAGCCAGCAGAACATCGACGAAGCCGAGCATCAATACCGCCAGACCGATGCCGAACGGCTCGACGCGCAGCTTGAGGCAGGGGATTACCGTGCAGCGCGCGAGATGGTGATCCGCCAGCAGCAGCGACTGGCGAACCGGGACTCCTGA
- a CDS encoding c-type cytochrome translates to MLRIRSTLSVLAITLALAACGKSPSDTATAATGEASAAPAASTVSAASVDSGATAAAEVTPAAATADPPAMVDPVAAGGKPPAAFVQCRACHSTKPGQTLIGPSLAGIYGTKAGEVAGFRFSDAMKKSGLTWDDASLDKFLESPMTVVPGTKMSFYGVKNAAQRQQIIDYLKTL, encoded by the coding sequence ATGCTCCGAATTCGCTCCACCCTTTCAGTCCTGGCCATTACGCTTGCACTGGCCGCTTGCGGTAAGTCTCCAAGCGACACAGCCACCGCTGCCACCGGTGAAGCTTCCGCTGCGCCAGCCGCTTCGACCGTTTCCGCCGCGTCGGTCGATTCAGGGGCGACGGCTGCCGCCGAGGTTACTCCCGCCGCTGCAACCGCCGATCCGCCGGCGATGGTCGATCCCGTGGCCGCGGGCGGGAAACCACCGGCTGCATTCGTGCAGTGCCGAGCGTGCCATTCGACCAAGCCCGGCCAGACGTTGATCGGCCCGTCACTTGCAGGGATTTACGGGACAAAGGCGGGCGAAGTCGCCGGTTTCCGGTTCAGCGATGCAATGAAGAAGTCGGGCCTGACCTGGGACGATGCCTCGCTCGACAAGTTCCTCGAAAGCCCGATGACGGTCGTGCCGGGTACCAAGATGAGCTTCTATGGCGTGAAAAACGCCGCTCAGCGCCAGCAGATCATCGACTACCTCAAGACGCTGTGA
- a CDS encoding acyloxyacyl hydrolase, translated as MIRTCIAAAAAIFALVPLAAPAHAGEVYGGVYAHAVDTPFTLETGEGGTDLQFGYRFDPVLGPLRIEPYVFGSVNLDGNTDFGGVGVSRKIPVGLIYVRPGVGLVVHDAPGYRVDMATGYRTDLGSRVLFEPEIAVGTRIAPRLTVEASWVHISNARLFNSEQNPGIDTIGLRLNLHL; from the coding sequence ATGATCAGGACCTGTATTGCTGCCGCAGCTGCGATTTTCGCCCTCGTCCCCCTTGCCGCACCGGCTCACGCCGGGGAGGTGTACGGCGGGGTCTACGCCCACGCGGTCGATACCCCGTTCACGCTCGAAACCGGTGAAGGCGGGACCGATCTACAGTTCGGTTACCGGTTCGACCCTGTGCTCGGCCCGCTCCGGATCGAGCCCTATGTATTCGGTTCGGTCAACCTCGACGGCAATACCGATTTCGGCGGTGTCGGGGTGAGCCGCAAGATTCCTGTCGGCCTGATCTATGTGCGCCCCGGCGTCGGACTGGTGGTCCACGATGCGCCCGGGTACCGCGTCGACATGGCGACCGGGTATCGCACCGACCTCGGCAGCCGGGTGCTGTTCGAACCCGAGATCGCTGTCGGTACGCGCATTGCACCGCGGCTGACCGTGGAGGCGAGCTGGGTGCATATTTCGAACGCGCGGCTGTTCAATAGCGAGCAGAACCCAGGCATCGACACGATCGGATTGCGGCTCAACTTGCACCTTTGA
- a CDS encoding MATE family efflux transporter, producing MSHTGTLERSGAWRSEIAATLTLAWPLAAANLLQMLVYAVDVIFVARLGELSLGATSLSIALFGTVAWALSGLTAMVSALIAAAIGRGTGIVREVRRATRMALWLAVMFGLAVTAMCQFAEPIMLAADQEPEIARLAGTFLPLLGWAAVPILISNVLRSYVAALGRPIFATVIIAGAVLVAVLGNYTFVFGHFGAPAMGIRGSALAGVITSSCTALAYVVAVQSDRRLARFHIFGRLWSPDWHYFRTLLILGAPVFGTVLAEAALFNGAAFMMGLIGPAELAGHTIALQIAAFAFQVPFGVGQAATIRVGYYYGAGDHEGIRRAGTSAMLIGGGFMTITASAMLFAPHTLLRLYIDPYAPANLAMAAFAVRFMTVAAGFQLFDGMQAVTGGALRGLQDTRVPMAIALIGYWVPGLGAMVWLGFYTPLAGTGIWLGLLVGLVAVAGSLFFRWTRRARFGLLPRRDTA from the coding sequence ATGTCGCACACAGGAACCCTTGAGCGCTCTGGCGCATGGCGCAGCGAGATCGCTGCCACGCTGACGCTCGCCTGGCCTCTGGCGGCGGCGAACCTGCTGCAGATGCTGGTCTACGCGGTCGACGTGATCTTCGTCGCGCGGCTGGGCGAGCTGTCGCTCGGCGCGACCAGCCTGTCGATCGCGCTGTTCGGCACGGTCGCGTGGGCGCTGTCGGGGCTCACCGCGATGGTTTCGGCACTCATCGCCGCTGCGATCGGGCGCGGCACCGGGATCGTGCGCGAAGTGCGCCGCGCGACCCGCATGGCGCTCTGGCTAGCGGTCATGTTCGGCCTTGCGGTCACTGCGATGTGCCAGTTCGCCGAGCCGATCATGCTCGCCGCCGATCAGGAGCCGGAGATCGCCCGGCTGGCAGGCACTTTCCTGCCGCTGCTCGGCTGGGCTGCGGTGCCGATCCTGATCTCGAACGTCCTGCGCAGCTACGTCGCTGCGCTCGGCCGGCCGATCTTCGCCACGGTAATCATCGCGGGTGCGGTGCTGGTCGCCGTGCTCGGCAACTACACGTTCGTGTTCGGCCACTTCGGAGCGCCAGCGATGGGCATCCGCGGGTCGGCGCTAGCAGGCGTGATCACTTCGAGTTGTACTGCGCTGGCCTACGTGGTCGCAGTCCAGTCCGACCGGCGGCTTGCCCGGTTCCACATTTTCGGCCGGTTGTGGAGCCCCGACTGGCATTATTTCCGCACGCTGCTGATCCTCGGCGCGCCGGTGTTCGGCACGGTGCTCGCCGAAGCGGCGCTGTTCAACGGCGCGGCGTTCATGATGGGACTGATCGGCCCGGCAGAGCTTGCCGGACACACGATCGCGCTGCAGATCGCTGCTTTCGCGTTCCAGGTGCCGTTCGGCGTCGGGCAGGCGGCGACGATCCGCGTGGGCTACTATTACGGAGCGGGCGACCACGAGGGGATCCGCCGCGCAGGGACCAGCGCGATGCTGATCGGCGGCGGATTCATGACGATCACTGCATCTGCCATGCTGTTCGCGCCGCACACCCTCCTGCGGCTCTATATCGATCCCTATGCTCCCGCGAACCTCGCGATGGCGGCGTTCGCGGTACGCTTCATGACGGTCGCCGCCGGCTTCCAGCTGTTCGACGGGATGCAGGCAGTGACCGGCGGAGCGCTGCGCGGCTTGCAGGATACCCGGGTGCCGATGGCGATCGCGCTGATCGGATACTGGGTGCCGGGCCTCGGCGCGATGGTCTGGCTGGGATTCTATACGCCGCTTGCCGGGACCGGGATCTGGCTCGGCCTGCTGGTCGGGCTGGTGGCGGTTGCCGGATCGCTGTTCTTCCGCTGGACCCGGCGCGCCCGTTTCGGACTCCTGCCAAGGCGCGATACGGCGTAA
- the groES gene encoding co-chaperone GroES, whose product MAFRPLHDRVLVRRIEADSKTAGGIIIPDSAQEKPSEGEIVAVGSGARAEDGKVTPLDVKAGDRVLFGKWSGTEVKIDGEDLLIMKESDIMGVIG is encoded by the coding sequence ATGGCATTCCGTCCGTTGCACGACCGCGTTCTTGTCCGGCGCATCGAAGCCGATTCCAAGACCGCCGGCGGCATCATCATTCCCGACAGCGCACAGGAAAAGCCGAGCGAGGGCGAAATCGTCGCCGTCGGTTCGGGCGCCCGCGCCGAAGATGGCAAGGTCACTCCGCTCGACGTCAAGGCGGGCGACCGCGTGCTCTTCGGCAAGTGGTCCGGCACCGAAGTCAAGATCGACGGCGAAGACCTGCTGATCATGAAGGAAAGCGACATCATGGGAGTGATTGGCTGA
- the groL gene encoding chaperonin GroEL (60 kDa chaperone family; promotes refolding of misfolded polypeptides especially under stressful conditions; forms two stacked rings of heptamers to form a barrel-shaped 14mer; ends can be capped by GroES; misfolded proteins enter the barrel where they are refolded when GroES binds), whose protein sequence is MAAKDVKFSRDARERILKGVDILADAVKVTLGPKGRNVVIDKSFGAPRITKDGVTVAKEIELKDKFENMGAQMLREVASKTNDLAGDGTTTATVLGQAIVREGMKSVAAGMNPMDLKRGIDLAVTKVVENLKGRSKDVAGSAEIAQVGIISANGDKEVGEKIAEAMEKVGKEGVITVEEAKGLEFELDTVEGMQFDRGYLSPYFITNPDKMTVELENPYILIHEKKLSNLQSMLPILEAVVQSGRPLLIIAEDIEGEALATLVVNKLRGGLKVAAVKAPGFGDRRKAMLQDIAILTQGEMVSEDLGIKLENVTISMLGEAKRVQIDKDNTTIVDGAGSADDIKARVGEIRAQMETTTSDYDKEKLQERLAKLAGGVAVIKVGGASEVEVKERKDRVDDALHATRAAVEEGIVPGGGTALLYATKALDDLNGENDDQTRGIDIVRRALQAPVRQIAENAGHDGAVVAGKLVDGGDETMGFNAATDTYENLVSAGVIDPTKVVRTALQDAASVAGLLITTEAAIAEKPEDKAAPAMPDMGGMGGMGGMGF, encoded by the coding sequence ATGGCAGCCAAGGACGTGAAATTCTCGCGCGACGCGCGTGAACGCATCCTCAAGGGCGTGGACATCCTCGCCGATGCAGTGAAGGTCACGCTCGGCCCCAAGGGCCGCAACGTCGTGATCGACAAGAGCTTCGGCGCACCGCGCATCACCAAGGACGGCGTTACCGTCGCCAAGGAAATCGAACTCAAGGACAAGTTCGAGAACATGGGCGCGCAGATGCTGCGCGAAGTCGCCAGCAAGACCAACGACCTCGCCGGTGACGGCACCACCACCGCCACGGTGCTGGGCCAGGCGATCGTGCGCGAAGGCATGAAGTCGGTCGCTGCGGGCATGAACCCGATGGACCTCAAGCGCGGCATCGACCTCGCGGTTACCAAGGTGGTCGAGAACCTCAAGGGCCGCAGCAAGGACGTGGCCGGTTCGGCGGAAATCGCCCAGGTCGGCATCATTTCGGCGAACGGCGACAAGGAAGTCGGCGAAAAGATCGCCGAAGCGATGGAGAAGGTCGGCAAGGAAGGCGTGATCACCGTCGAAGAGGCGAAGGGTCTCGAATTCGAGCTCGACACCGTCGAAGGTATGCAGTTCGATCGCGGCTACCTCAGCCCGTACTTCATCACCAACCCCGACAAGATGACCGTGGAGCTGGAGAACCCCTACATCCTGATCCACGAGAAGAAGCTGTCGAACCTGCAGTCGATGCTGCCGATCCTCGAAGCCGTGGTCCAGAGCGGTCGCCCGCTGCTGATCATCGCCGAGGACATCGAAGGCGAAGCGCTGGCGACCCTCGTGGTCAACAAGCTGCGCGGCGGCCTCAAGGTCGCAGCGGTCAAGGCGCCGGGCTTCGGCGATCGCCGCAAGGCGATGCTGCAGGACATCGCAATCCTGACGCAGGGCGAGATGGTTTCCGAAGATCTCGGCATCAAGCTCGAGAACGTTACGATCAGCATGCTCGGTGAAGCCAAGCGCGTCCAGATCGACAAGGACAACACCACCATCGTCGATGGCGCCGGTTCGGCCGACGACATCAAGGCCCGCGTCGGCGAAATCCGCGCGCAGATGGAAACCACCACCAGCGATTACGACAAGGAAAAGCTGCAGGAGCGCCTTGCAAAGCTCGCCGGCGGCGTTGCCGTGATCAAGGTCGGCGGTGCATCCGAAGTCGAAGTGAAGGAGCGCAAGGATCGCGTCGACGACGCTCTCCATGCGACCCGCGCTGCGGTCGAAGAAGGCATCGTCCCGGGCGGCGGCACTGCGCTGCTCTATGCCACCAAGGCGCTCGATGACCTCAACGGCGAGAACGACGACCAGACCCGCGGGATCGACATCGTCCGCCGCGCGCTTCAGGCGCCGGTGCGCCAGATCGCCGAGAACGCCGGCCATGACGGCGCGGTTGTCGCCGGCAAGCTTGTCGACGGCGGCGACGAGACCATGGGCTTCAACGCGGCAACCGACACCTACGAAAACCTCGTGAGTGCCGGCGTGATCGACCCGACCAAGGTCGTGCGCACCGCGCTGCAGGATGCGGCTTCTGTCGCCGGCCTGCTGATCACCACCGAAGCGGCGATCGCCGAGAAGCCGGAAGACAAGGCTGCCCCTGCAATGCCCGACATGGGCGGCATGGGGGGAATGGGCGGAATGGGCTTCTAA
- a CDS encoding APC family permease — protein sequence MDETGKPPRVVGKFGATLMSINGMIGAGIFALPALLYSTVGNFAPWLFLIFGVLFGCGTLVAARFAMMFRSSGAAQLWTQVAFGPLVGFLVGWLLILAMAAGRAATLYVLVSYLAVIFPAMGDPAMRALTLAVLLAALTAITTSGMSKSVGGLAVGTALKLAPIVLLCMFAFARGGIATHFELPQLGEVGSVALLVYFAYSGVGTATNSAGELKNPRRDLPVTMLGSLAAITLFYMLVQWAYIAAGAPQGSGDKTPLAAAAGAVMGNWGSLLLSVAAIFSIATNSLNFFIAAPRVIYGMADRGLLPATLTHVSTRFASPDRAIALFAVLVAAMLGSGAFTFLAEVNSLAGTLISVVCVLAFIVLMHRAENGHDGHMAWYWWVVLAIFSAFCFYIIAQAQLSAYLLLLVLLVLGYGLYYIARRDEVIAPEPEFD from the coding sequence ATGGACGAAACCGGCAAACCACCGCGCGTCGTTGGCAAATTCGGCGCAACGCTGATGAGCATCAACGGAATGATCGGAGCGGGCATCTTCGCACTGCCAGCACTGCTCTATTCCACGGTCGGCAATTTCGCACCGTGGCTGTTCCTGATTTTCGGCGTGTTGTTTGGCTGTGGGACTTTGGTCGCCGCGCGCTTCGCGATGATGTTCCGCTCATCCGGTGCAGCGCAGCTGTGGACCCAAGTGGCATTCGGCCCGCTGGTCGGCTTTCTCGTCGGATGGCTACTGATCCTGGCGATGGCAGCGGGGCGCGCAGCGACGCTCTATGTGCTGGTCTCCTATCTTGCGGTGATTTTCCCGGCGATGGGCGATCCGGCAATGCGGGCGCTGACGCTCGCGGTACTGCTTGCAGCGCTGACAGCGATCACCACTTCGGGCATGAGCAAGAGTGTTGGCGGGTTAGCGGTGGGCACCGCGCTCAAGCTCGCTCCGATCGTACTTTTGTGTATGTTCGCCTTCGCCAGGGGCGGGATCGCCACCCATTTCGAGTTGCCGCAACTTGGAGAAGTGGGCAGCGTCGCGCTGTTGGTCTATTTTGCATATTCAGGCGTTGGCACAGCCACCAATTCGGCTGGCGAACTGAAAAATCCGCGCCGCGATCTGCCGGTGACAATGCTCGGTTCGCTGGCGGCGATCACGTTGTTCTACATGCTGGTTCAATGGGCCTACATCGCCGCAGGCGCTCCGCAAGGATCAGGCGACAAAACCCCGTTGGCGGCGGCTGCCGGTGCGGTGATGGGCAATTGGGGAAGCCTGCTCCTGAGCGTCGCGGCGATCTTCTCGATTGCGACGAATTCACTCAATTTCTTCATCGCTGCGCCGCGTGTGATTTATGGCATGGCCGACCGCGGCCTGCTGCCCGCCACTCTGACGCATGTTTCAACCCGCTTCGCCAGCCCTGACCGCGCAATCGCGCTGTTCGCGGTGCTGGTCGCGGCAATGCTGGGCAGCGGCGCCTTTACCTTCCTGGCCGAAGTCAACTCACTCGCCGGCACCCTGATCAGCGTGGTCTGTGTGCTCGCTTTCATCGTGTTGATGCACCGCGCCGAGAACGGCCATGACGGCCATATGGCGTGGTACTGGTGGGTGGTATTGGCCATCTTCAGCGCCTTTTGTTTCTACATCATCGCGCAAGCTCAGCTCAGCGCCTATTTGTTGCTCCTTGTGCTGCTGGTGCTTGGATACGGGCTTTATTATATCGCCCGCCGGGACGAAGTGATCGCGCCCGAGCCCGAATTCGACTAG
- a CDS encoding class I SAM-dependent methyltransferase produces the protein MRNQLAIALVAALCGCASLPPVQTDHLALTTDEYQTLIDAAHRPAADVARDVDRKPAELMQFAEILPGEKVGDEMMGGGYLTRVEAAVVGPKGHVYAYQPDEFIAFRAAYADDQKAIAAALANVTAVNGPLLAQPYPVPLDTIITVQNFHDLYLKDRPPGTPEKVAANMFAALKPGGTLVVVDHRANPGDTNSPNEFHRIEKDRVIKVVEAAGFKLDAESDMYANPQDPHDISVFNKAIRGHTDQFALRFRKPG, from the coding sequence ATGCGAAACCAGCTCGCGATTGCGCTTGTTGCAGCTCTTTGCGGTTGCGCTTCGCTCCCGCCGGTCCAAACCGATCATCTCGCGCTGACGACCGACGAGTACCAGACCCTCATCGACGCCGCGCACAGACCTGCGGCAGACGTCGCGCGTGACGTCGATCGCAAGCCCGCCGAGCTGATGCAATTTGCCGAAATCCTGCCTGGCGAAAAGGTTGGCGACGAGATGATGGGCGGAGGATACCTGACCCGTGTCGAAGCGGCCGTGGTTGGGCCGAAGGGCCACGTCTATGCCTACCAGCCCGACGAATTCATCGCCTTCCGCGCGGCCTATGCCGACGATCAGAAGGCAATTGCCGCCGCCCTGGCGAATGTCACCGCTGTCAACGGCCCGCTTTTGGCGCAGCCATACCCGGTTCCGCTCGACACGATCATCACGGTGCAGAACTTCCACGATCTCTATCTCAAGGACCGGCCTCCCGGGACGCCCGAGAAGGTCGCCGCGAACATGTTTGCCGCGCTCAAGCCGGGCGGCACGCTGGTGGTGGTCGATCACCGGGCAAACCCGGGAGACACCAACTCTCCGAACGAGTTTCACCGGATAGAGAAGGATCGGGTCATCAAGGTCGTCGAAGCGGCGGGTTTCAAGCTCGATGCTGAAAGCGACATGTACGCCAATCCGCAGGATCCACACGATATCTCGGTGTTCAACAAGGCGATCCGGGGACACACCGACCAGTTCGCCCTGCGGTTTCGCAAGCCCGGCTAG